The proteins below are encoded in one region of Anguilla anguilla isolate fAngAng1 chromosome 3, fAngAng1.pri, whole genome shotgun sequence:
- the LOC118222131 gene encoding dynein light chain Tctex-type 3-like has product MEEYHSGEEVLFNPDEASNYVKECIEGIIGGMDYNQNKVNQWTASIVEHSLTQLVKQGKPFKYIVNCAVMQKSGAGLHTANSCYWDTATDGSCTVRWENRTMYCVVSVFAVAVAV; this is encoded by the exons ATGGAGGAATATCACTCTGGTGAAGAG GTACTCTTCAACCCAGATGAAGCAAGTAACTATGTTAAAGAG TGTATTGAAGGGATCATCGGGGGCATGGACTATAACCAGAACAAAGTGAACCAATGGACAGCGAGCATCGTGGAACACTCTCTCACCCAGTTGGTCAAACAGGGGAAGCCCTTCAAATACATTG TGAACTGTGCTGTGATGCAGAAGAGTGGAGCTGGCCTACACACAGCTAACTCCTGCTACTGGGACACAGCCACTGATG GGAGCTGTACGGTGAGATGGGAGAACCGCACCATGTACTGTGTAGTCAGCGTTTTCGCCGTGGCTGTGGCCGTCTAG